From the Pieris napi chromosome 20, ilPieNapi1.2, whole genome shotgun sequence genome, one window contains:
- the LOC125059722 gene encoding BSD domain-containing protein 1-A-like: MAETNSQNPSNATTPTSEDRSSGNWWDTWLTSAKSKSAEVYTMVKKDLAEIGTAVKSEASHVFNSTSTAIGETWKMAVPEPQTNAMKKSISSFIGQVSTVLNPEPDDEDDTEVILSSGDTTMLSTYKKELESLQRVDATYIVPPDRLHFTAWRESLESDDVISPVAAVKRLNNSPILKTQYEKLVPDACSHDEFWERYLFRVALLQDRLAAMSRKVPADSVSDDPVLAHLPQEITPIQTSPKKVLSGLTETPDVDNVVAWEDEDFANDVELTEEQQILLLEEYEKEITSKKHKQTKDVANNNADTPTKVATLKNKSPNKTKSDECGNLVEDYFGDKEVNDDASANSDESWEKEFEIEEPAAQKA, translated from the exons ATGGCTGAAAC GAATAGTCAAAATCCCAGTAATGCAACAACACCTACATCTGAAGATAGGTCAAGCGGTAACTGGTGGGACACATGGCTCACATCCGCTAAGAGTAAG TCCGCAGAAGTATATACAATGGTGAAGAAAGACTTGGCTGAGATTGGCACAGCTGTCAAGAGCGAGGCAAGCCATGTCTTCAATTCAACATCAACGGCTATAGGAGAGACTTGGAAG ATGGCTGTACCCGAACCACAGACAAATGCTATGAAGAAAAGTATCAGTAGCTTTATAG GACAAGTGAGCACTGTCTTGAACCCTGAACCTGATGATGAAGACGATACCGAAGTCATTCTCTCATCTGGTGACACCACTATGCTCTCTACTTATAag aAAGAACTGGAATCCCTCCAACGGGTCGACGCGACATACATAGTACCTCCAGACAGGCTCCACTTCACAGCCTGGAGAGAGAGCTTAGAGAGCGATGACGTCATCTCTCCCGTCGCAGCCGTCAAGAGACTGAACAACAGTCCCATACTCAAGACCCAGTATGAGAAATTGGTCCCCGACGCCTGCTCACATGATGAGTTTTGGGAGAG gtaTCTATTCCGAGTGGCGTTACTCCAAGACCGCCTGGCGGCCATGTCTCGCAAAGTACCCGCAGATTCGGTATCTGACGATCCGGTATTGGCTCATTTGCCGCAAGAAATTACACCTATACAGAC GAGTCCAAAAAAAGTTCTCTCTGGTCTAACCGAAACCCCTGACGTAGACAATGTTGTCGCCTGGGAAGATG AAGATTTCGCTAATGACGTCGAGCTGACAGAGGAGCAGCAAATTTTACTTCTAGAGGAATACGAAAAGGAAATAACATCGAAAAAACATAAGCAAACTAAAGATGTTGCCAATAACAACGCAGATACACCCACAAAAGTTGccacacttaaaaataaatccccgaataaaacaaagtccGACGAATGTGGGAATTTAGTTGAAGACTACTTTGGTGATAAGGAAGTGAATGATGATGCTAGCGCTAATTCAGATGAGAGTTGGGAAAAAGAGTTTGAAATCGAAGAACCGGCGGCCCAAAAGGCCTGA
- the LOC125059721 gene encoding uncharacterized protein LOC125059721, whose amino-acid sequence MLLLLFPNLFCNYCGGDMLGNSLLFLICFTFIKTYDIRKHPCCQEPTDNITLAMIIDAYEIYGHDPTDKLDHLAHYQIEMTKIKRAADQYLINEHVHIATDHLGRFINMHIKELKVLLIALDDAIDNMLTMYDNHDTIKTERVATYNAGAGGAVPSEFYMSQEYFCGKNVYLFISQLYSDIYNMGKGVPPYCKDRGFHFLGFVHFMDDNKYFLEEDPNVAFQMDNFIHGLECHAGVCIYRFPFKKGLQHIRDVSTLPKAIVKCGTEVYKLPPLTAASCIITSGSFILDFNIQGIRFRHYDYMLFLPNGHSYYTKEKSSPLACDHHVCEWNNTNFYGGPFIIPGDPGTGLSPVPPFIEQTTESYTVSTESPHDFSNITYSLDGCWFMFPPNYGSIAGVSYLDPLTVNEYRYTCSGSGNNKGLYWYPQWMGAPPHHPYPQSGDIPSDMSVPAPGAFYPHLSNSPINAQLPSPHQK is encoded by the exons AtgcttttattactttttcctaatttgttttgtaactATTGTGGAGGCGATATGCTAGGAAACAGtttgctatttttaatatgtttcacTTTTATA AAAACATACGATATAAGAAAGCACCCATGCTGTCAAGAGCCCACAGACAACATAACTCTAGCAATGATTATAGACGCGTATGAGATCTATGGTCACGATCCGACTGATAAGTTGGACCACCTCGCTCATTACCAAATTGAGATGACGAAGATCAAACGGGCTGCAGATCAG TACTTAATAAACGAGCATGTTCACATAGCCACCGACCATTTGGGAAGGTTCAtcaatatgcatataaaagaaTTGAAG GTTTTACTCATTGCTCTGGACGACGCAATAGATAATATGTTAACCATGTACGACAATCACGATACGATAAAGACGGAACGAGTGGCTACCTACAATGCTGGCGCAGGCGGGGCTGTCCCAAGCGAGTTTTATATGAGTCAAg AGTACTTCTGCGGCAAAAACGTCTATCTATTTATATCACAGTTATATAGTGACATATACAACATGGGAAAAGGCGTGCCGCCGTATTGCAAGGACCGAGGATTTCATTTCCTTGGCTTTGTTCACTTTATGGATGATAATAAGTACTTTTTGGAGGAGGACCCTAATGTGGCATTTCAAATGGATAATTTCATACATGGGCTGGAGTGTCATGCTGGTGTTTGTATTTATAG ATTCCCCTTCAAAAAAGGTCTTCAACACATCCGCGACGTTTCAACACTACCAAAGGCCATTGTGAAATGCGGTACAGAGGTATACAAGCTGCCTCCATTGACAGCTGCTTCTTGCATCATCACGTCAGGGTCTTTCATCCTAGACTTTAATATCCAGGGAATCCGCTTCCGCCATTATGATTATATGTTG TTCCTACCAAACGGTCACTCTTACTACACTAAAGAGAAGTCATCACCTCTCGCGTGTGATCATCACGTATGCGAATGGAACAATACAAACTTCTACGGTG GACCATTTATAATACCAGGAGATCCTGGCACCGGTTTGTCTCCAGTACCGCCCTTCATTGAACAGACAACGGAAAGCTACACTGTCTCCACTGAATCACCACATGATTTCTCTAACATTACTT attccCTAGATGGTTGCTGGTTTATGTTCCCACCGAACTACGGGTCGATTGCTGGAGTCAGCTATTTAGACCCTCTAACTGTCAACGAGTACCGATACACATGTTCTGGTTCCGGAAATAATAAG GGTCTATATTGGTATCCCCAATGGATGGGTGCTCCGCCCCACCATCCCTACCCGCAATCTGGCGATATACCAAGTGACATGTCAGTACCAGCACCCGGCGCATTCTACCCGCATTTAAGTAATTCACCTATCAATGCGCAACTACCCTCGCcgcatcaaaaataa
- the LOC125059898 gene encoding vesicular inhibitory amino acid transporter: MINVGRFKMPPIKNVLDVAMQTVRQQVPERPGPAPRPPQNVRFANSDVGESCELSTMNETTSPSYQSTNPSNPFLSGQLQAEDSFTSYQNTYPQQDGAPRTQSMQSVDFYASSEESGFEEGGGSPGAKINEFQAAWNVTNAIQGMFVVSLPFAVLQGGYWSIAAMVGIAHICCYTGKILVDCLYEDDPVSGQRVRVRDSYVSIAKECFGRKYGAKIVNIAQIIELLMTCILYVVVCGDLMIGTFPDGSIDTRSWMMLTGIFLLPLAFLKSLKSVSMLSFWCTMSHLIINAIVLGYCILYIGEWGWSKVKWNLDLENFPISLGVIVFSYTSQIFLPTLEGNMEDRSKFEWMLNWSHIAAAAFKATFGYFCFLTFQNDTQQVITNNLRSAGFKGLVNFFLVIKAVLSYPLPYYAACDLLERVLFRGKPKTVFPPIYALDGELKVWGLAWRLGVIMFTILMAVFIPHFLILMGFIGSFTGTMLSFIWPAYFHLKLKANQLDSTTVAYDYFIIGLGVLFGLIGMYDSGSALIKAFKIGLPF, encoded by the exons ATGATTAACGTCGGGCGTTTCAAGATGCCACCAATTAAGAATGTGCTGGATGTGGCCATGCAGACTGTCAGGCAGCAAGTACCAGAACGACCTGGGCCTGCACCGCGCCCACCACAAAATGTCCGGTTCGCCAATTCAG ACGTGGGAGAAAGCTGTGAGCTATCTACAATGAATGAGACGACATCACCGTCATACCAGTCTACGAACCCGAGCAACCCATTTCTGAGCGGACAGCTTCAGGCTGAAGATTCCTTCACCAGTTATCAAAACACATATCCACAGCAAGATGGCGCTCCCAG AACTCAGAGCATGCAAAGCGTTGACTTTTACGCCTCATCGGAAGAGAGTGGGTTCGAAGAGGGTGGTGGTAGTCCAGGAGCTAAGATCAATGAGTTTCAAGCTGCCTGGAACGTCACAAATGCTATCCAG GGTATGTTCGTTGTATCATTGCCATTTGCTGTGCTCCAAGGAGGATACTGGTCAATAGCTGCCATGGTTGGTATCGCCCACATCTGCTGTTACACAGGCAAAATTCTAGTAGATTGTCTCTACGAAGATGACCCAGTTTCTGGTCAACGAGTACGAGTCCGCGACTCTTACGTCAGCATCGCCAAAGAATGCTTCGGAAGAAAATATGGCGCCAAAATTGTCAATATCGCCCAAATTATTGAACTTCTGATGACTTGTATCTTGTACGTTGTGGTTTGTGGTGATTTGATGATTGGAACCTTCCCCGATGGGTCAATCGACACCCGATCCTGGATGATGTTAACGGGCATATTCCTCTTGCCTCTGGCATTTTTAAAGTCCCTCAAAAGCGTTAGTATGCTGTCTTTCTGGTGTACCATGAGCCACTTAATAATAAACGCCATTGTTCTTGGCTATTGCATTCTTTATATTGGTGAATGGGGTTGGTCGAAAGTGAAATGGAATCTCGATTTGGAAAACTTCCCCATCAGTCTGGGTGTCATTGTCTTCTCATATACTTCCCAAATATTCTTACCCACCTTAGAAGGCAACATGGAAGATCGATCTAAGTTCGAGTGGATGTTAAATTGGTCACATATCGCTGCTGCTGCATTCAAAGCCACATTTGGATATTTCTGTTTTCTGACATTCCAAAACGACACCCAGCAGGTAATAACAAATAACCTCAGATCTGCTGGCTTCAAGGGACTCGTAAACTTTTTCCTCGTGATAAAAGCTGTGCTAAGCTACCCCCTTCCTTATTACGCGGCCTGTGATCTGCTTGAACGTGTTCTGTTCCGAGGAAAACCTAAAACAGTATTTCCCCCAATTTACGCTTTGGATGGCGAGCTGAAGGTTTGGGGTCTAGCATGGCGACTCGGTGTGATAATGTTTACGATACTGATGGCAGTATTTATTCCTCATTTCCTGATACTCATGGGCTTTATTGGTAGTTTCACTGGTACGATGTTGAGCTTCATTTGGCCTGCGTACTTCCATTTGAAATTGAAGGCCAACCAGCTCGACAGTACCACTGTTGCCTATGACTATTTCATTATTGGTTTGGGCGTATTATTTGGCCTAATCGGAATGTACGATTCTGGTTCTGCTCTTATAAAAGCATTCAAAATAGGGTTGCCGTTTTAA
- the LOC125059899 gene encoding uncharacterized protein LOC125059899, whose amino-acid sequence MAALIHACVLLVLCIIWLEITYPYNIRNHPCCLEPNENLTLAMIIDAFEIYGHDPTDKLDNLWLYQNEMMRIKTAEDQYLINERVHIATDHLGRFIKLHIQELKVLLITLDDVLDNMLTMYENHNSIGAERRATYTGGPVPTEFYISQEYYCGKNVYLFLSELYSDIYNIGKGIAPYCKDRSFVFLGFLHYHDEQKYYLLDDPSISFPTDNYMHGLECHMGVCIFRFPFNKLLQRERDVSTLPKAIVKCGLIMYKLPPLSAAACIIASGSFILDFNIQGLRYRHYDFLLTTPNGNTYYTKEANTPLVCDHHVCEWNYTNHYGGPFLIPGDPGTGIDAVPPYIEPTPKPDGFDEENITVPYILEGCLFMYPPNYGSIAGKSYLDTVDLHDDRFTCNAAGGTKGLYWYPQWMGAMPHHPYSPLTEDKGSFDSPGSFYPHQNYDMEDDTDT is encoded by the exons ATGGCTGCCCTCATTCACGCCTGCGTCTTGCTCGTACTATGTATCATCTGGCTAGAGATAACT TACCCATACAATATAAGAAACCACCCATGCTGCCTGGAACCCAACGAAAATTTAACATTGGCAATGATAATAGACGCCTTCGAAATTTATGGACACGACCCCACAGATAAATTGGATAATTTGTGGCTCTACCAAAATGAGATGATGAGGATCAAGACAGCTGAAGATCAg tacTTAATTAACGAGCGGGTCCACATCGCGACTGACCATTTAGGAAGATTTATAAAGTTGCATATTCAAGAATTGAAG GTATTACTAATAACCCTTGACGATGTATTGGATAATATGTTGACGATGTACGAGAACCATAACTCAATCGGAGCTGAGAGGAGAGCCACTTACACTGGTGGACCTGTTCCAACcgaattttatataagtcaAG AATACTACTGCGGCAAAAACGTGTATTTATTCCTATCCGAACTGTATAGTGACATATACAACATTGGAAAAGGGATAGCGCCATACTGTAAAGACAGATCCTTCGTGTTTCTTGGTTTCCTACATTATCATGATGAGCAAAAGTACTACCTCCTCGATGATCCGAGCATTTCCTTCCCGACAGACAATTATATGCATGGTTTAGAGTGTCACATGGGCGTTTGTATATTTAG ATTTCCCTTTAATAAGCTACTACAGCGGGAAAGAGACGTCTCAACTCTACCCAAGGCGATAGTCAAATGCGGTCTAATAATGTACAAATTACCGCCACTCTCGGCCGCTGCGTGCATCATTGCTTCCGGTTCATTTATTTTGGATTTTAATATTCAGGGTCTGAGATACCGACATTACGATTTCTTACtg ACAACCCCAAATGGTAACACATATTATACTAAGGAAGCTAATACGCCGCTTGTGTGCGACCATCACGTGTGTGAGTGGAATTACACTAATCATTATGGAG gTCCATTTTTAATACCCGGTGATCCGGGAACGGGCATTGACGCGGTCCCGCCCTACATAGAACCCACGCCTAAACCAGATGGCTTTGACGAAGAAAATATCACTGTTCCTT ATATCCTAGAAGGATGTTTGTTCATGTACCCACCAAACTATGGCTCTATAGCTGGGAAGAGCTATTTGGATACTGTGGATTTGCACGATGACAGATTTACATGCAACGCCGCAGGAGGCACTAAG GGTTTATACTGGTACCCACAATGGATGGGTGCCATGCCTCATCATCCATATTCCCCGCTAACAGAGGACAAGGGTAGTTTCGACTCACCTGGCTCATTCTACCCTCATCAGAATTATGACATGGAGGATGATACAGATACCTAA